Genomic DNA from Macadamia integrifolia cultivar HAES 741 chromosome 6, SCU_Mint_v3, whole genome shotgun sequence:
GTCATACCTCACCTTCACTTACCTGAAGGCTTGTGACTTGGACAGTCTCTCATATCCAATAATCCAATCAGGATCctcgatgcagtactttaagatcACAAATATATGAAATGAACTAAACTCTATAAGTATTTAATAAGCAGTAAAATAGTACAACTGGTGTACTCCTGGTGATAAGTATcgtatttacacaataagaatGTGAATTCCTATCAAAACATAATTACATATACTATCTACAGCATTACatcaaatatatacaaaaaagaatcaaaaggtaaGAGTGACATCTATCATCCTCAGAGTGCCCCGTAGGCACTGTCATCACAAATATAACTTTGCTCGTGCTCTACTAGCTCTTCTTCCCGCAACTCATCTCCAAGCAGTGTTAGAGTCTCCACAATGACATCGGAGGAAATacttgaatcaacatctaaaaaaaatGACAACAATTGgagtgagcttccacgaagcctagtgaggggtggACATACAAGCAAGTGCAATTAAGTATGGATGCAACAATAAAGATCAACAAGATTAAATGAATACAATAATGATTCGGATTATTATCACACAAACCTAACATCATACCTAATGGTCTTAATGCTATtgcaacataggggatatccctGATCAGAAGCTTGTAGGACCCAGAAAATCCTCGATCACCCGTGTTGCAACCGTCTCTAAGTACAATATGTCGTACTACATATATGATATTCTCAACAAGCATGCCACCctatgggattagccaatactcCACTCCTACTAGCATGGGGTGTAGTGCCCCGGTCTATTATCTTAAACAGATAAATTCTAATATGCAATATACAACATCACAATAGTAAGGTAGACATGATTGGGAATGCAATGCCGGAAACTACCTTGGCACACTACACCCCacccaacaacaacaatcacaaTCTCTCACAATTCACCAACACACACTATCTATAATTCACCATCACTTACTATCCACAtcacacatcatatgcacttcCATTTCTCAATAAAGTAGTAGATTATAAAATCCACAAACACATGATCATGcatagaaacaaataaaaataaacactcCTCAAAATAAAGCATACCTTTCGTCTCTATGAGCCGTGTACTATTGATAACCTCGCGTTGCATAGCCTCACCGGTTGACGGTTCTattcattgaaaagaaaaatgggtttagGTCAAAGCTATGTATACTCCTAATTCCTTTATGGTGTTGATTACATGCCCACCACATGGTTTACCCATTTTAGGTAGGTTCTGCATGTTAGGATTAGTATTCTAAGGTTAGATTTCATGCATGCAACACATGCACACACTAATCATCTTAGGAACGATGTAATTAGTcacatatgttaaataaatttCTTTTAGGTTTGGTCATTTtccttaatttaggattttgggttacTCAATTTGGGAAAAATTAGTTAGGGTTTGCATATATTGGGTCTCTAAACCCAATTGTAATCATCTACATCCACTAATATAGGTATCTTACATCAATTCCCCAAATTTGTAGTCGAGTTAAGGTAGTAGATCATAAGAGTTTTGGTTATTTTCcccaatttagggtttaggttccCAATTTAGGAAATTTGATTGGGGGTTCCATGTATTGGGTCCCTAAACCCACATATGACCACCTAAATCCCCTAATCTAGGTATCTTACATCAAATCCCCAATTTATAGTTGAATTAGAGTGGTAGATTATAGgggttttaattattttctccaatttagggtttatgttacCCAATTTGGGAAAATCTATTTGGGGTTTCTTATGTTGGGTCACCCTACTCAATTGTGAGTACTTAAATGAGCTAAGCTCGGTCTtaacaggggaaaaaaaaaaccccgaCTAATTTACAAATCCATAGGGTGGTTTGTGGTGATTTCAATTAGGGTTGTCCCAATTAGCTTAGTAGGGAAActtaaaataagagagagaggtagagagagaataTGTACTCACCTTTGATTTAGTGTAGGTGAGTGGGGATGCTTCCCTTTCCCTTGCTCaagctctccttctcctccttctcctccttgccttcctttcttctctctccttctttctcccttctctttttcttctgccTTTACAAATGGTGTTTGTGAAACAAATAAGCTATAGCTTCTTATATAGTAACTTAAGTTcactaaggcttgtttgagaAATAAATGAGTTTTACTAATAGTTCTTTATATAGTAACTTAAGTTTACTTGAGGCTTGTTTGGGAGATAAATGAGTTTTACTAATAACTATTTATGTAGTAACTTAAAGTTCATTGAGGcctatttggaaaataaattggTTTTTTTCTATTCGTAGGTTAATTCCCTAATTGGCACTAGTGGGCCCACCTCAGGGTGATCTAATCAATTAATCCACCCATTTATAAGTTGTATCAATTATTGGAGGTGATTTAAGGTGCACAAGTGCGTAGGCCTTGGTCCCAGGGCTAATTAACCTATTTTGTCACATTACTCCTACCGGTTGGGACAATTTTGCCCAATTACTTGGGACAACTCCACTTTGTTGCATCAATGGTCTCTAGGGATTGTACAAGTGTGTGAGCTATATTCCCATGTATTACAATACTGAATTTAGGTGAACTTTTTCAAGAGTAGGAGACTTACACTGACTTCTTCAGGAATTTGCAATCCTTCTATGTTGTGCATTAGGCAATCCAAGTTACCCGTGGTTATCAGCTTTGGTATATCAGCTGTATCCAAATGTTGAAATTAGTCTGGGGTTTTGGGCATGAGTGTAACATGTAGTGTTCCAAGGGCCATAAGAAGGTCAAAATGGTATTTTCTATTTCTAAGCTAATGGTGTTATGCATCAGGGGTTGTGGTCGATATTATTAGCAAACGAGGGTGTTACACGATGTAAATGTTAAAATTAGGAGTAGTataagataattttcctttaaaatatatagaatattattgatttttttagcTAGTTCCAAATGGAGTGAAAATCGTCTGCAGCCATTGCACAGGTGCAGTAAGCATCGAGTGGCTGAGAGCCCCTTGGGGCGTGTGTCGGGATGCTCTTAGCTGCCAAATGCTCACTGCATCTCACCGCTCACTGCAGACAATTTGAATCCTTCCAAATGGTTGCTttcttgtaccaaaaaaaaaaaaatggttgcttTCGATCTCTTAGAGGtttctaaaatcaaaattaatattgaACTAATAAGGGAGTTTGATTGATTGGTTTTGATTCCATCTGATCCTGTCGGTTCAATCGGCCAAGTCTCATTTTTGATACCCCTAATTAGGAGTGTCAAAACCTAACCAAATTGACGAAACCAATCTAAAATGATTGAAACTGATCGATACCAAATCAGATCATATCGAAAGTTCATTAGATATCGAACCAAACTTAAAAATTGGTAGCCACCcgaaatttattaaaaaaaccatatttttcatatttttttaatatatttatatgctaaaccgaaatcaaaccgtgatcaaatcaaaatcaaacggaTAATAATCTGATAAGAGAAATTAATACGAATCTGAAACCCATACACCTCATTGGTTGATGTTTTaatttcatccatcatcacatgGTTAGAGAGGAGAAAGGATCAATGGTGGCCCACATCCTTTCATCACCTGGTCGATTGGTCAGCTAATCAACTCCCAAAGATGATTGATTGAGTCGGCACTCGGCTGGAATTGGTGGTATTTGCCGGGATCATAATGCATTTCTCATGTGTTGCTTTTCTTTGGGTATTGGAACATCATATGCAATCACAGCAGAAGCGTTGGCAATCTGGCAAGCCCATCTTATTGCTTCATCTCACAATTGGAAGCAGATTATTATTGAAAGTGACAACGAACTGGTCATCAAGCTCCTCAAGGGGTTGTCTGTCGCTTGCTCTTGGAGGATCAAGTATATTATACAGGATTGTCTACAGTTTATCAATCATTTTACTGATGTGAGCTTCATTCATATCTTCATAAAAGCGAACTCTGTTGCTGACTCTTTAGCTTCTTTTGCGGCATCAGTTCAgccttcattttctcttttgtatGCTCCACCTCCCGCTTGTATTTGCAATCTTGCTATTGGCTGATTGTAATCGTACAAGGTTTTATTGTTAATAAAGTCTTTTGtttaaccaaagaaaaaaaaaaaaagtcggcACTCGGCTCTAATGAAAGGGAGTAGTGGAAAAGTTCTCTTTAAATCCTAGTTGTATGGATACCTCACGTCGGCTACCATCGACACAAAAGAAACAATAGCCATAATTGAATCAGGcggaaaaaaacacaaaaggaaTGACAGCTTGCTCATGCAGTAATCAGTCGTGTGAATGCAGGCTCCCAAGGGGCAGCCGGATTTAATTgttgctttatttattttctttaccaaaaatagctcttttaaatctctctctctctctctctctctctctctctttcactctctctctctctataagcTGGCCTCGAAACCCTAACCCTACCCTGACCGTTGATACTAGAAATCTTAACTATGGCTTTAGCCTTATGACAAGACGTTTCCCAGATTCGCTGCCTTATTTAAGGCGCCAATAAGGCAATGACTTAAATTACCTTTAAACTTTCTTTTGCAAAGGGTGTTGATCGTTTTGGTTCCGGTTAATTGGTCTGGTTCAAGGCATGAAGGGTAGAAATCGGAAccaaattatttattaaatgatttcaGTATCTTAAATCAAAATTAACTAATAAATCATTCCAATTAAAATGTTTTTTCTAAAGATTTCGGTTTTGTTGGTTGGTTCGAGTATTATCGATTTATTACTGGTTTGACTTAACTATTTGTTATTGGTTTGAGTTATTTGTTTTGGGCCTAATTCGAAataaatctaatttttaaagCTCAATAAAATTACATTATTGGCTTGAACCGGGGCATCTAGAGAGGATACATGTAAATCAACAGGATTAGTTTTTTTAGGGATTAATCGACTTAATAGTGTATCaggtttaactggttcaaaaCCAATGATTTATTGGCCAAAATCGAACCACACGGTTTAATAATCGTGTCCCCTCTCTAAAACCAGAATCGATATCTGGTTTAACGGTGAGATTCGATTTTGTAAGATGGGTGCCTTGAGGCTCAAGGTAAGAATCCGAAATAGGAAACTGAGTCACAAAAGGAAAcgctcctctccctctctctctctctctctctctcacgcggTCACGCCCTTTGTTCTCCGCTCCGCCTATAAATACTCTCTTCCGTTTCACTAGGCACTACGCGTTCTATTCTTGCTCTCTCGTTCTCCTATAAGGATTAGGTCTCTATCTCCTCCTCTTTCGTTTCTCTTTTATAATTCGGAATTCTGCATAAGTGAAAGGCTGAAGGAGAGGTTCTCATCAAGATCTTCGCCATTCTAAGTTTCTAATCCATTGTAAGGTAAGTTTCAGGTTTATTGGTCTTTGCTtcattgtctctctctctcgttgaATGTAGAAGGGTTTTATCTTCCTAAACTACCGCTGCatgatttcttttttcaatcttttgcatatgattatgtgttttttttttctctgaatcTCCTTGTCGATTGATTTTTGGTCTTTTCGATTCTGTgatctcttatttatttactgTGTAATGGGTCTTTTGTGTTCAAAAtttagattttgttttcttgattgAATGCGTCTTAGATTATAGGCATTATTAgttcttttagggttttttttttcaatcatctTCTTCACAGAAACTAataattttgtttattattatatgcTGTTCGTTGCAGGGAGCGGGAATGCTGTAATGGAGTCCAAAGGTGGTCAGACGAAATCCAGTACCAGTTCTTTGGATTACGAAGTTCCCCTAGGCTACGGCATTGAAGATATTCGACCCCACGGTGGAATCGAGAAGTTCCGATCTGCTGCTTACTCAAACGTAAACATCAAAAAACACAAAacctctatttttattttcttccctgCACTTCAAACTCTAACTTCTtctattctattcttctttGTGCAGTGCCTGAGGAAGCCATCCTGACAACCCTTCAGAAATCTTCGTCGGTAGAGTAGGATAATTtagttactctctctctccccttcttaTCTGCTACTGCAACATTAGCTTCCGAGTTTTTCATTCACAACCGAAGCAATGGCCGTTCTACTGGGTACTACTCATTGCCCACCCTCGCCTTCACCAATCGGGTTCGAAGGATTCGAGAAACGTCTCGAAATCACATTCTCCGAAGCCCCCATGTTTATCGATCCGCTAGGTCGGGGACTCCGAGCCCTTACTCGTGTCCAACTCGACTCTATCCTTGATGCCGCTTGCTGCACTATTGTTGATCAGCTCTCAAATTCTGAATTCGACTCATATGTTCTTTCTGAATCGAGCCTCTTCCTTTATCCTCTGAAGATGATACTCAAGACTTGCGGAACCACAAAGCTGCTGCAAGCGATTCCACCGATTCTCGAATTCGCGagttctctctcgctctctgtTTCATCTGTTAAGTACTCTCGTGGGACCTTCATCTTCCCTGATGCCCAGCCTTCGCCGCACGGTAGCTTCACTGAAGAAGTCGAGGTCCTTAACGGCTATTTGGGTAATTTGGCCTCCTTTGGGAGGGCTTACGTCATCGGCGATCCCTTGATTCCAAATTGGAACTGGCACATCTACGCAGCCTCTCAGAACCTACCATCGAAGACAGACGATGATGCTGATCGTACGCCTGTGATTACTCTGGAGATGTGCATGACTGAGTTAGATAGGGACCGAGCCGCTGTTTTTTACAAGAAATCGGAAGATGACTCGGCCAAGAAAATGACAAAACTTGCTGGAATCGCCGATATAATGCCGACTCATGAGCTCTGCGACTTTGATTTCGAACCGTGTGGCTACTCGATGAATGCAATCGACGGTGGGGCTTTCTCGACGATTCATGTTACCCCCGAGGACGGGTTCAGCTACGCCAGCTATGAAGCCATGGGGTTCGACCCCGGTTCGGTTGAATTCGAACCGCTTATCCAACGTGTTCTGAGGTGCTTCCGCCCGGCTCAGTTTTCCGTTGCTGTGACGAGCTTTGGTGGGACTGGCACGTGGGGGGAAGACGATGTTGTGGAAGGGTACGCGTGCAGCAATGTTGTGAAACAGGAGCTTCCCGGTGGAGGGTGCGTGGTGTACCGTTACTTCACGGTGAAGGAGCAGGAGTGCGCATTGTCCTCACCTAAATCTACACTCCATTGCTGGGAAGACCTGGTAGAAGAAGTGGAGCTTTTTGATAAGatgaaggtagaagaagaaagcgGCGCCATATCTGCGCTTGCGTGTCCCTGTGTTTCTGTATTTTAATTTGGGTCCAGCTAGTTAGGTTCAATATGGTCCAGTCCGGCCAGTGTTAATTTCGTAGTTTACTTTGAAGTTGGGGTGGGGTTTTCTTTCTTATAAGCTTTCTTCACAGAGGCAGGGTTGGGTTGTTCTTTCTTCATGTAATAGCttatttggaaaaaataaagattggAATGGACCTTATTTGtcaattttattttggttaaACCTTAAAGTACTCTTTGGTTCAAtttctaatttaattttgataGAATTAGTTCAAATTTTCAGATTGTCTAGCGCTGTCTGTAATTAAAGAACAGTGATCAATTTGGTGAGCCAGATTGGTGTTTGTTTCAAGTGGCATTTCTGAGCATAAAACCATAAATGTAAAAGAGAATTCTAGGGTGCCTAGCATCTCTTGGTTCTACAATGGAAGAAGACTAGGGGTGCAAGTCCACGCTGAGCCTGACAGGCCTTAGGTTGCGCTTTTTATAGCCCACAGGCGAACCAAGAGAAGCTATCAATAGGTTTAGGACATGCCTATAATGTTGGAGATCATATTGGTAAAATGATTGAAGTACCCCTAAAAGATTAACATGATTTAAAACTGATTAACTGATCTGCTAGAATCCACTCAAATATCcaaattttttcatatattaaaatttgatatgaaaatgTGTTCATTTATCCCTTGACGGGAAAAGATTCTATCCTGACCATACAAAATCACAATAGATATAGTCACTACTGATTATATCAGTCCCCAAATTTCATATCAAGTCAAagtattttataaaaaatcctACCAGAAAAAAAGGTACTTAATAAAAAGTGTTAAAATGCCTTTGAAATAACTCAATTTTGGACTTGAGTCCAAGATATGGGTGTTCAaagttttgagaaaattgctaccaaaaaatttttttgagcAAATTTGGACTGGGTATTTAGGTAATTTGTTTGGGCTTACGTCATGGGCGACCTTGTTTTCCAATTTGGAACTGCCACATCTACGTTGCCTCCCAGAAGTCAGAACTGCCCATGGTAGACGTATGccaaaaaaaacgaaaaaaaagaCCATGGTAGACATATGCCAATCGTACAGCTGTGATTACTCTGTAAATATGCATGACTGGTTGGATAGGAACCGAGCCCTGCAGTGTTTTACAAGGAATCAGAGGATGACTCGACcaacaaaatgataaaattcattgaAATCATTGATATACTGTTGAAAAAAATTTGACTGTTACCCGGATTGAGTGATTGACTGCAAGCCCATCTCTTTGCAACCTAACCCTGTCCCACCCCCAGCACATCCGTCACCCAATCTCTCCGCAACCTTAACCTTTCGAATTTGAAGAGATTGCATGAGAAGAAGGCCAAGGAGAAGGGACTAAAATTTGGAAGATTTTTTGGTTAGTCTCAACCAATGGAAGTGGAAGAGAACGCTCGAGTAGAAAAGCCAAGTAAGCAAAAGTAAGGGTTTTCACTTGGTACCAATACCAAAATCATACCGAATTATCTTCTCCAAATTGTAACCAAGGAGATTCGGTATCAAACCgcatcaaaatatcaaaatcatacTAGTGACGCCCTAATCGATCAATTCCAACTTCATATTCCCAAGCTGCAGAGAACAATCCGAACCGAGGCAATCTTTCCAGATTCCTCTACCTTACATCAAACGCAGATAGCTATATCAGATTTGTATTCGATCCATTTACATttctaaggctccgtttggttgcaatgagaatttaaagggaaaggaagtgaaatttacatactttaaaaagaaatgtttataatcattacccctatgattgtataaactacttagtttttttaactatatttagtaatgatatattttacatgtaatttttattttacatattatatagccaagggttttggatgaaaaagtgaagtgaaattttatgaCCAAATATGGATTGATCTGGAATTAAtgttaattccccttacaaccaaacataacctagGTAAATGGATCAAATCTTATCATACCTGTAATAAAAATGTAGAGGTGCTTAAAATAGGATTGGAACCCGAGACCTGCCTCTTACAAGGTAATACAACAAGTCAACAGAGCATGGAGCTGTTGGCATGAATGAAGTCTGTTTCAGTGCATGCGTGAGCGCTCAACACAAACATAAAATTTTATGGAGTCTAGTTGATTATTAAGCAAATCTCCATATGAGACTGTGTATGATAATCAAAGA
This window encodes:
- the LOC122080860 gene encoding S-adenosylmethionine decarboxylase proenzyme-like; translated protein: MAVLLGTTHCPPSPSPIGFEGFEKRLEITFSEAPMFIDPLGRGLRALTRVQLDSILDAACCTIVDQLSNSEFDSYVLSESSLFLYPLKMILKTCGTTKLLQAIPPILEFASSLSLSVSSVKYSRGTFIFPDAQPSPHGSFTEEVEVLNGYLGNLASFGRAYVIGDPLIPNWNWHIYAASQNLPSKTDDDADRTPVITLEMCMTELDRDRAAVFYKKSEDDSAKKMTKLAGIADIMPTHELCDFDFEPCGYSMNAIDGGAFSTIHVTPEDGFSYASYEAMGFDPGSVEFEPLIQRVLRCFRPAQFSVAVTSFGGTGTWGEDDVVEGYACSNVVKQELPGGGCVVYRYFTVKEQECALSSPKSTLHCWEDLVEEVELFDKMKVEEESGAISALACPCVSVF